The DNA window CCACATATATAAGCGCTGACTTGTGATAATAGTaacgattttttttggaaaaatcaTGCATGGGACGGGGGCCATGGACCACATGCAACGCCCCTCCTGCAAATGGACCAACTTTCCTTTGTCCATCTCTCCTATTAGAGATGATAATGGAGACCCGTGACCCAAGatccgatgggtatttactctattaggGTACAGGTATAGGCTAAATACATTACCCGTGGGTAAGTAAATGGGTAAATACCTTCACCCAATAAATACACGTGTATAAGAACGTTCCTATGTTACACATACCCGTTTACATATTACCATCCCTATCTCCTACCTTGGACCCCCACAGCAACAGCAGTGCTCACACACTGCACGcagcaacaacagcaacacaagcagcagcagcaaagccATGGCTGCCATGGGCCTAGCGATCGatcacatgcatgcacggCTGCCAACCAAATCCGGCTAGGTATATAGCCAGGCTGTGATCGAAATTGAGATGCATCAGCAAAAGGCTGTAGATGGATGATGGGTGTATGGATACTAGTGAATTTCAGCTTGTAATTAAGCCTACCTCTGAATTCATTTTATAATACGACACTGTCAGCTGGTATACCTACCTTTAGTTATGTCATCTAGCTTATGTAATATTAGTTATATTGTTAATGATGTTTAGAAATCCATAATGACTTACTGTCAACTACTGCATCTCTACTTAGTAGCTTGTGCTTAGCACCTAGAGCCATTAGGACACACATGAATATGATTATTAGTTGACTCGCTATTGTCACGTAACCAAATATGATGATATAACTAGggaaagagaaataaaatggTTGTTATGCAAAAAACGGCTTAGAGTAGacttttagcatttattaagaaaaattGTGATATGGggtagataaaaaaagaagagtaaaagatattttattgtattaataaaaaatcatagctTAATCTACTTCTGTACATACACTAATAAAATGAGTTAGTGTCCTCGTGTGGATGAGAAAATAGTGTATTCTAAAGTCTACCATTCCCCTTATATTAGGCCATCACAAATCAAATAGATGCATGGCATAATCGAATTGGCATAAGACAAAGTATAGGTCTACCTTATCCGTCAGATTCCAACCAAATTGCGGCCACCTAAGCATCTTCCATACCTCGAAGAGATGATGAAAGAATTATCTCGATTTTTACTATTATTTATCCTCACTTTCATTtttacacaatttgtctttttATTTCCCCccattttttcatcatttccTTTTGTTATCGGTTTTATACTTTCCGGTTCCTTGGTCCCTTTCCTGGtatatttcttttcataaaaagaatatatttattttttggagcTAGAGCTTAACCAAATGGCTTAGGTTCATAGAAAATATAGAGTGGAGAGgcctaatataatataaaaaataaaataaaagggtGAAGTGTTTAGGTAGCTCTACTCCACAATTCGCATACACGAGTAAAGCTCAACTAAACAAACGGTTAACCAAAATGTATACGTACCATCTTTCTATAAACGCTTAGTTATTGATACAACTTTTTCGAACGAATATAATGGATACACTATGTAAGCACAATTTAATACTACAATAATCAAGTAGACTTAACCAGCTACTCCTTCTATCCCAAAATATTAACATTtctagaaattaaatttatattctaatataagcattttttttggcgattctcatattttaactatttCACTGTATGGAGAGCCAACCAGCTGACGCGTACGCGTAGAAAGGAAATCTAATcccaattcaaaattcaaaaaataatcatcaaAGTGACTAAGAGTAAAGAAATTAATACTATGGAGACATTaataaggccgcgttcggggaTGTGGTggaagttaacttatctggcGTGGAAAACATAGctatagattagtacataattaattaattattaattattaaaaatataaaataaattaatacgattttttaaaacaacttttctataaaattgttttaaaaaaatacgcagttcgggaagcgtgcgcgtggaaaacgagagagagtTAGTTAACttagggcattcccaacccaatgactaggatggtgtctatagtattaaataagttgtcacataggatgaaaaatgatgtggcaagtgaataaacgAGGAAAgggaatgaaaccatgtcttgcatgagacatggtgtttacacaacatccaagatatcatgggagataagtagcattaaatttaactgtggaatagtgatgtttgcattggaagagtagtgtttagtactagtttcttgacgatgaaaaatttatagaaaccatatctagtgttatgggttggaaATGCCTTTACGCGTCACGCCGAACGTGGCCCAAGTATTCTCCCGTCTAAATACGTACGTACCCAGCCTAGAAAAGGCACTGTGGACGCTCAGCAGGTGATGCGATGGTGAGTGTGCAAAAGCATGAACATGCAGGCGCAGCCTCACAAGAAGGTAGAGTGAGTGAGAGTAGGCATTGGCTCCTCTGCTGCTGGTCCCTCCTTGTTGATACACATTGTTTGACGTCTCGTCCATTAACGCGATAAAAACCGCACGCAGCAGTGAGTCGCCCCACCTCCATCGGTCTCTTCCCCGATGATCCGTGAACCCTCTGTTTCGACAAACACAATTACCATTTTacttttttcccccttttatAAATACTTTATGTTTGCATTTGAATCGATCTTAAGGGTAGAAGGGGGTTACGTAGGAGTATGttactatttaaaatatatatataattattaattattttgttatgatttgtttttattattatagaaacttcaagctgctttataattttgtatattagaataaaaaatttaaataagatgaataattaaacatagatttaaaagttaatagtgTCATAAAAGAACCAAAGGGATATAAGTTTAATTGTTTTGAGGAAACTTTTTTTCCATCTCATGTACGTACACACCAATGCACATATGCACACCCGTGAGTATGCACTTTAATCAATTACATCTACATATATACGCATGTGTAATATTTATGgacattaatatttaaatcttaataAGTAGAGTCATACAGTAACGATTCTACTCATATCTCTACGATATTTTCCCTATTTGGAGtaaattaaaggtaaaattTACTATAGGGCACTCAAATTTTGCGCTCTTTGTCAGAGGACACCGCAAGATTGTGTTTCAGTTGAAGGGCACCGCAAAAAGTGGTAATTAGCCACTGGACACCGATGACattattttataacttttgatggttttggagagagaaaatatgatCAAAGTAGTAAAATGCCCATGACATAGTGGTGCCGGATCGAAAAGAGCAGCTCCTCCTCACTGCCCCCTGCCTCCACCGTATAGATCCCGCCTAGCCTCCTCAACTCTTCTTCCAAGAGCTCATTCTTGTCGTCTTCCTCCGTCTCCATCATGAAAGAGATAGGGCATTTTGGTACTTTTAacatgttttctctctccaaaactaatgaaaactataaaataatatcgTCGATGTCCATTGGCTAATTACCACTTTTTTACAGTATCTTCTGGCCAAAACACGGTCTTACGGTGTTTTATAGCAAAGAACATAAACTTTTAGTGCCCTCTAGCAAATTTGTCCTAAATTAAATGAACATAGGGAagcattattatatatatatgtgggaGGTACATACGTCATTTCATCCCTCCCGTTCAAATTCGACGAAATGACAAGTACATACATATGAGTATGCTTAGCTTTATACTACCtacgttttataatatattatattgtagAAGACTTTATGATCtttctaaatttagataaatactggtaaatctaaatatatacataaaatatttacattgaTCCatcaataaatctaaataagacaaaaaaaatttaaataatataaaacggttGGAGTATATTTATTAAGCTCATGGATTACCGAGGGCTTCAGTTGTATGTGTAGTGTGTGCATAAACGAGAGTGATGTATGTACATAGTTGTGTGCATATGCGCATCTTCAATGTAATTGCAAAAGATAAGTGAATGCGAGACTTTCAATTAAAGGCAAGCCTATTTGTTCTTTTCACGTGATACACTTTTAAAATGTGCCTATACAGACAAGTCTTAGTAGGTAACAtgcatgttgtttttttttttaaaaaaaaagaaagatttaCAATTGTGGCACTAGAAAATTGGGTGAAAAACAATCTGATAGTGAACTTAAATATTATTCTCTTCAGTTCAATAATTCTTATCACTTTAGACAACGACTGTGTCTtcaaaatatatctttaaatgtggttatatttttaatacatatatatacgtacatatGTGTGTGTGAAAGCACTTTATATTTCACCTATACATATTGTCCTgtgtttctaaaataaatatttttaaaagctattaataattaaatttttaatagtttggcTTCACCATTATTCAAAAGGACAAACTGGACAAAGTACGTTTGTATTTCAACGTAGCAATTCTGTCATCGTAACAGCCGGCTGAATTTAAGTTGTACTCCGTACACGCAGGGAGTGCATTTAGTAAcccctgtatatatatacttgtaaTACATTCTACCtccgttcctaaatgtttgatgtcattgacttttttatataagtttgactattcatcttattcaattttttataaaatatgtaaagatatatatatatatgcataaaagtatacttaacaataaataaaatgatataaaaataattagtaattatgtaaattttttgaataagacgaatgatcaaacgtgcaTTAAGAAATCAACAGcattaaacatttagggatagagggagggagtatataatagCAGCAGGAGTACGTACATGCTTGGGCGCACGTAGAGATCTTTTAATTTGGTCCATGCCCGCCATGCTGATAAAGCATGTTTCTCTTCTACCTTTAATTGCTCTCGATCCCAATGGCTCTAATTATGTGCCGCAACGAGAAAGCATTGGATCGATGCAATGAAAGTATGAAACACGAGagaaaagatgataaaaaagagaaGCAAAAGAAGGGCCCTTGCCTCTGCCGTATCTGGTAGATCAAGCACAtgagaagttaaatttaatccTACATGTTTACGTAACTTAtcaatttgtttaattttttataagcatGGTGTGCAGCAACGAGACTTCTCCTCGAAGATTTAAAAAGAGTTTTCACATGACTGTCAAGTTAAACAAGACCTTTTGTATTGCATCTTAGGGCATCTGCCTTTGACGTGGAAATTTCATGGTGCCTTAGAAAATATcttgatatattatatttttagtgtaaaattttgttacagTACTTAAAGTTGATAGTACTTATAGGTATCTTTTCAACGATGATAATTGTTCTTTAAAGTAAAATCTTTTTCACTATTTCCAAAACAGTACTTTAAGgtataacaatatttttcaatacAAAAGTTTAGTAACCGAAGGTATATTTTTAGTATCTCAGTTCTCAAGGTACTTAGAAAgtctttaaaataataaaaggaagaaaattaGCTTGTTGGCTTGTTAACAGCATGGGAGAAAACTGAGATTTTCCATTCTGACACTCCAAGTTGAGAATTGCGAGATGGAGCACCCAATATATGCGGTGTGCGCCACAGCACATCACATCAGTGCGCAAGATCTGAATAAAAGCTGCACACACTTTGCACTGCACTGAACACCAAAAACACTGGCCGGCCCTCTTCACATGACATTCTCCATTTCCGCTGCTCTTCTTAAGATTCAGAGTCACAGAGCTGAGCCACCCCCACCCTCATCCTCTGGACTCATCTGCTTGGCTCTCTCCTCACACCACCCTTGGATTCTTGCACTTGgaccttcccttcccttcctctCTTCAACCTCACTCTCTTCCACTTCCTACCATTTCATTGTGAAGCTTAGATTTTGGTCACCTTTCTCTCATAGGGatcacacgcacacacacacagaggaGCAAAAAAGCTCTTCTTGGAGCTCTCTACTTGGCCTCTCCTTGGCTGCagcaaattttgtttctttggttATGGCGGCgccgcgtggcggcggcgtgggggtGGTCGttgtgatggtggtggtggtggcggcgatgtCGGCGGCGTTGGTGCGTTGTGGCGAGGAGACGTGCGCCGGCGCGGTGCCGGCGAGGCCCCGGCCGGAGGTGGTGTCCATCGCCGAGTTCGGCGGCGTGGGCGACGGCCGGACGGTGAACACGTGGGCGTTCCACAAGGCGGTGTACCGCATCCAgcaccagcggcggcgcggcggcaccACGCTGCTCGTGCCGGCGGGGACGTGGCTCACCGGCAGCTTCAACCTCACCAGCCACATGACGCTCTTCCTCGCCAGGGGAGCCGTCCTCAAGGCCACGCAGGTAAAttctcgcctcgccgccgccgccgccattgttCATTTTCCTTCTTCTCCAAATGTACCGAAAAGCTCACGAGGTTcttcacggcggcggcgacctcgacgtcgccgtcgacgtgtGCGTGTGCATGCAGGACACGAAGAGCTGGCCGCTGGTGGAGCCGCTGCCGTCGTacgggagggggagggagctGCCCGGCGCGAGGTACGCCAGCTTCATCCACGGCGACGGCCTCCGCGACGTCGTCATTACAGGTGAAGCTCCGgctgcaatgcatgcatgctctgCCTAGCAACTTTGCTACTGTATGCTTGTGATGGTCTCAACCCCAAGCAACTTTGGTCTGAATTATTCAAAGGAGACATCCTGCAAAAAGAATTTCGCCGCACAGTGAGAGAAAAGTTAGTTGCAGGACAGCATgggagtgagtgagtgagtgagtgacaAAAGAAAGCCTATTTTGTTGCTCACATGCACGCTTGTAAACAAAAAGTAATTGACCGAAAAGATAATAGACCTAGTTAACACAACTTTAGATAGATAGTATAGTATAGTAAGAGATTTTGTCCATCCTGATTAAAATATGTACTGTTTCATAGAGGTTTTGTCAGATTGTTCAGAGAGGTGTAGGCCATTACTGATATAGAATCTAAGCATACCTTGGTGGGTGTCACGGTGGACGACCTGCTGTCGGAACAAGTTGAATATTGTTCATGTTCCATTATCTAGTGGATGTTTGTGCATGTCAGGAACAGGAAAATGGAACAGTTAACTGATCTGATTCTGTACCACTTCAGTACAGTTTACAGCACTTTTGTTAAGTTTGATTTGATGTATACCTGATTTAAGCCAGCATTGTTGTTGCACAAGCGGCCAGGCTTAGTACTCTCACTGGCATTTGACTAGTTGTGCTCCAGCTTTCCTGCAAAATAATTCATTAGTTAAATTGATGCAACACCATGGTTCATTAACATCTCggattgatgtttttttttttaaaaaaaaggtgaaaagGGAGTCATTGATGGCCAAGGTGAAGTGTGGTGGAACATGTGGAGGCGAAGGACTCTTCAGCACACCAGGCCCAACCTAGTGGAATTCATGCATTCCAGTGGCATCCACATTTCCAACATTGTTCTCAAGAATTCGCCTTTCTGGAACATCCACCCTGTATATTGCGAGTAAGCACACGCTTGAGAGATGAAGCCATCTTATTCTTCCTGCGAAATGTGTTGCTAAATATTTCCTGCAAAATGTGTTGCTAAATATTTCTTCCAGAGCAATattggaagggaaaaaaaattcagcacAGTGCATTATGGAATATTGACCAGAAGCTATAAAGCATTTTCTCATCCCTATAttcttgcttttgcttatgtttataagctaaaatttgatgtttaaaccttaaatttagagtcgatttgggattttttttattatagtttttttcagtcttagcttttagttcgctaagaatatgtgtacctaaatgtttttatatctaaattattttccgtttacaaatgtgttgtttgactttttacttaaaaagcgaaaagataaccATGGAATTCATGGCAACAAAGTTCTATTCAATATTCAGTCTCAAATATATGGCCATTTATGCTGAATTACTAATCTAGTTTATCCTCTACATCCAGCAATGTGGTCATAACCAACACGATGATCCTGGCACCACATGACTCACCAAACACTGATGGAGTTGATCCCGGTTAATTTGCTCTCCATATATCCATTAATTTGACTGTCTTAATTTAATGTCATTTGCCCTATGCCTAAATTACACAAGGAGTAAAATGCTAGCAACAAGACTGAATAATTTTGGTGCAGATTCCAGCACCAACGTATGCATCGAGGACTCGTACATATCAACCGGCGAcgacctcgtcgccgtcaAGAGCGGCTGGGACGAGTACGGCATCGCCTACGGCCGCCCGAGCTCGGGCATCACCGTGCGGCGCGTCACGGGCTCGTCGCCGTTCAGCGGCGTCGCCATCGGCAGCGAGGCGTCCGGGGGCGTCAGCGACGTGCTCGTCCAGGACTGCACCATCTTCGACAGCGGCTTCGGCGTCCAGATCAAGACCAACGCCGGCAGGGGCGGCTACATCCGCAACGTCACCGTCGACAACGTGCGCCTGCGCGGCGTCCGCCACGGCCTGCGCATCGCCGGGGACGTCGGCGACCACCCCGACGCGCACTTCAACCAGCTCGCGCTGCCCACCGTTGACGCCGTCACCATCCGGAACGTGTGGGGCGTCGGCGTGCAGCAGCCGGGGTCGCTCGAGGGGATCAGGGACGC is part of the Oryza brachyantha chromosome 2, ObraRS2, whole genome shotgun sequence genome and encodes:
- the LOC102701421 gene encoding probable polygalacturonase; translation: MAAPRGGGVGVVVVMVVVVAAMSAALVRCGEETCAGAVPARPRPEVVSIAEFGGVGDGRTVNTWAFHKAVYRIQHQRRRGGTTLLVPAGTWLTGSFNLTSHMTLFLARGAVLKATQDTKSWPLVEPLPSYGRGRELPGARYASFIHGDGLRDVVITGEKGVIDGQGEVWWNMWRRRTLQHTRPNLVEFMHSSGIHISNIVLKNSPFWNIHPVYCDNVVITNTMILAPHDSPNTDGVDPDSSTNVCIEDSYISTGDDLVAVKSGWDEYGIAYGRPSSGITVRRVTGSSPFSGVAIGSEASGGVSDVLVQDCTIFDSGFGVQIKTNAGRGGYIRNVTVDNVRLRGVRHGLRIAGDVGDHPDAHFNQLALPTVDAVTIRNVWGVGVQQPGSLEGIRDAPFTRICLSNVKLYGWRSAGAGASAWKCRDVHGAALGVQPWPCAELTTSLSTGFCS